One window from the genome of Actinoplanes teichomyceticus ATCC 31121 encodes:
- a CDS encoding anchored repeat ABC transporter, substrate-binding protein, which translates to MTRTPIAVLACLALAGCATPPALTDSDDRIQVVTTTGILADLVRNVGGDRVLVDSIVPDRADAHAYEPTLRDVRNIVYADLAFSNYLLLEAQSVIKTLDANLPRGVRQISLAEGATRYAAEIIPLVEDISLDTVWLGLRARGDGARYGVDRSSDIRLSATAVQGPGRLAAYLTESFGAADIAFDSGDGLPAADGYRDDTAVLPPDAHTHMSWAFTEPGVYRLTLRAELAVTSGSRPVPRGEQTFTFAVGVDPHTVPGMTAATVLRGGHTDITADIDTGELYLYTDGEDGVHQERLDPARTVIEVPARARHEVPAGPGLRFLGRPGTRIYQLPQAVLGRHVHGEIDPHLWQDVGNAQAYAELIRDSLIAADPAGAATYRANTDRYLRELTELDTYVQTAIDAIPVADRHLVTTHDAFAYLAKAYRIPVAGFVTPHPAVEPSLADRRRLTETLRTLRIRAVFLEPNLRARSSTLVEVAEQNGVRVCDIYGDAFDDRVTSYVAMMRFNADSLRHCLT; encoded by the coding sequence ATGACCCGTACCCCGATCGCCGTGCTGGCCTGCCTGGCGCTGGCCGGATGCGCCACCCCGCCCGCCCTCACCGACTCCGACGACCGGATCCAGGTCGTCACCACCACCGGCATCCTCGCCGACCTGGTCCGCAACGTCGGCGGTGATCGGGTGCTGGTCGACTCGATCGTGCCGGACCGAGCCGACGCGCACGCCTACGAGCCGACCCTGCGCGACGTGCGCAACATCGTCTACGCCGACCTCGCGTTCAGCAACTACCTGCTGCTGGAGGCGCAGAGCGTGATCAAGACGCTGGACGCCAACCTGCCCCGCGGCGTCCGGCAGATCTCCCTGGCCGAGGGGGCCACCAGGTACGCCGCGGAGATCATCCCGCTGGTCGAGGACATCTCCCTCGACACCGTGTGGCTCGGCCTGCGCGCGCGGGGCGACGGCGCCCGGTACGGCGTGGACCGCTCCTCGGACATCCGCCTGTCGGCCACCGCGGTACAGGGCCCCGGCCGGCTCGCCGCCTACCTGACCGAGTCGTTCGGCGCGGCGGACATCGCCTTCGACTCCGGTGACGGGCTCCCTGCGGCGGACGGCTACCGGGACGACACCGCCGTGCTGCCCCCGGACGCGCACACCCACATGAGCTGGGCGTTCACCGAGCCGGGGGTGTACCGGCTGACCCTGCGCGCCGAGCTTGCGGTCACCTCGGGCAGCCGGCCGGTGCCGCGCGGCGAGCAGACGTTCACCTTCGCCGTCGGCGTCGACCCGCACACCGTGCCGGGCATGACCGCGGCGACCGTGCTGCGCGGCGGCCACACCGACATCACCGCCGACATCGACACCGGCGAGCTGTACCTGTACACCGACGGCGAGGACGGCGTTCACCAGGAACGCCTGGACCCGGCCCGGACCGTCATCGAGGTGCCGGCCAGGGCGCGGCACGAGGTGCCCGCCGGGCCGGGGCTGCGCTTCCTCGGCCGCCCGGGCACCCGGATCTACCAGCTGCCGCAGGCGGTGCTCGGCCGGCACGTGCACGGCGAGATCGACCCGCACCTGTGGCAGGACGTCGGCAACGCCCAGGCGTACGCCGAGCTGATCCGCGACAGCCTGATCGCCGCCGACCCGGCCGGCGCCGCCACCTACCGCGCCAACACCGACCGCTACCTGCGCGAGCTCACCGAGCTCGACACCTACGTGCAGACCGCGATCGACGCCATCCCGGTCGCCGACCGGCACCTGGTGACCACCCACGACGCGTTCGCCTACCTCGCGAAGGCGTACCGGATCCCGGTCGCCGGCTTCGTCACCCCCCATCCGGCCGTCGAGCCCAGCCTCGCCGACCGGCGGCGGCTCACCGAGACCCTGCGTACCCTGCGCATCCGGGCGGTCTTCCTGGAGCCGAACCTGCGCGCCCGGTCCTCGACCCTCGTCGAGGTGGCCGAGCAGAACGGGGTGCGGGTCTGCGACATCTACGGCGACGCCTTCGACGACCGGGTGACCAGCTACGTGGCGATGATGCGCTTCAACGCCGACTCCCTCCGACACTGCCTGACCTGA
- a CDS encoding choice-of-anchor M domain-containing protein, which translates to MRTPLRLLLGSGALATALVAGAAPAQAYTAPVVLGAGHVDVADVAYEDGALTLGVHDESVEPDVERDADDVVFLVKRAARTTVPDSAAFRFLGAAGSAVWILPEIQNPDLLWPGLAAEEVEPGVFTGDTVTLKVEKVTGSGRVAVFTEDAVGAPHVLVDSGDARPDAVTLTAGTHQHASWAFQRAGVYLVQARATATLAATGATVTSEPVVYRFVVQP; encoded by the coding sequence TTGCGTACACCGCTCCGCCTGCTGCTGGGCAGCGGCGCCCTGGCCACCGCCCTGGTGGCCGGCGCCGCCCCGGCCCAGGCGTACACCGCGCCGGTGGTGCTCGGCGCCGGCCACGTCGACGTCGCCGACGTGGCGTACGAGGACGGCGCCCTCACCCTCGGCGTGCACGACGAGAGCGTCGAGCCGGACGTCGAACGCGACGCCGACGACGTGGTCTTCCTGGTGAAGAGGGCCGCCCGGACCACCGTGCCGGACAGCGCCGCGTTCCGGTTCCTGGGCGCCGCCGGATCCGCGGTCTGGATCCTCCCGGAGATCCAGAACCCGGACCTGCTGTGGCCGGGCCTGGCCGCCGAGGAGGTCGAGCCCGGGGTCTTCACCGGTGACACGGTCACCCTGAAGGTCGAGAAGGTCACCGGATCCGGCCGGGTCGCGGTCTTCACCGAGGACGCGGTCGGCGCCCCGCACGTGCTCGTCGACAGCGGCGACGCCCGGCCGGACGCGGTCACCCTCACCGCGGGCACGCACCAGCACGCCAGCTGGGCGTTCCAGCGGGCCGGCGTCTACCTGGTCCAGGCCCGGGCCACCGCCACGCTCGCCGCGACCGGCGCGACGGTGACCTCCGAGCCGGTCGTCTACCGGTTCGTGGTGCAGCCGTGA
- a CDS encoding choice-of-anchor M domain-containing protein gives MRAVAAVAAALALTVSAATPAQAAPVTLTSGHVDVLDVDYTAGALTLSVNDGTGGAEIERDPADVVLQVPATAKVTVPGGSAWSFLGEAGSTAWVLPQSSTSGLIWAGWNTLEIPSGVLQGNTVSFRLTGVSGPGAVSVYTVSAGTPAKLFDSGDGLPDSLTVARNLHAHANWAFTRPGTYTATFAVTGRLASNGATVSTGAKTYTFTVLP, from the coding sequence GTGAGGGCCGTCGCGGCGGTCGCCGCCGCCCTCGCGCTCACGGTGTCCGCCGCCACCCCGGCCCAGGCGGCGCCGGTCACCCTCACCAGCGGGCACGTCGACGTGCTCGACGTCGACTACACCGCCGGCGCGCTGACCCTGTCGGTCAACGACGGCACCGGCGGCGCCGAGATCGAACGGGACCCCGCCGACGTGGTCCTGCAGGTCCCGGCGACCGCGAAGGTCACCGTCCCGGGCGGCAGCGCCTGGTCCTTCCTCGGCGAGGCCGGCTCCACCGCCTGGGTGCTGCCCCAGTCCAGCACCAGCGGGTTGATCTGGGCCGGCTGGAACACCCTGGAGATCCCGAGCGGTGTGCTGCAGGGCAACACCGTCTCGTTCCGGCTGACCGGCGTCAGCGGGCCCGGCGCGGTCAGCGTCTACACCGTCTCGGCCGGCACCCCGGCGAAGCTGTTCGATTCCGGCGACGGCCTGCCGGACAGCCTCACCGTCGCCCGCAACCTGCACGCCCACGCCAACTGGGCCTTCACCCGGCCCGGGACCTACACCGCCACCTTCGCGGTGACCGGCCGGCTGGCCAGCAACGGCGCGACCGTCAGCACCGGCGCCAAGACGTACACCTTCACCGTCCTGCCGTGA